The genomic window CGAACGCGGACCCGAAAGCGATCGTCGGTCTGGCCCGGGTGGTGAAAGAGGCCTATCCCGACTTCACCCAGTTCGACCGCAACAGCAGGTACTACGACCGTCGTGCCACGGAGGAAAGGCCCTACTGGTTCATGGTCGACATCGAGTTCGTGAAGAAGCTCCAAGAGCCCTTGAGCCTCGAGACCCTGCGCGGCATCGAAGAGATCGGAGGAATGGCCCTTCTCAAGAAAGGCCAGCGACTCTCGGTTCAACCGGTGACGCCCGAGGAGTGGATGACGATCTGCAAGCGCGCCGGCGTCTCCCCGATGGTCTAGACTGCCGAGGTTGCCGATTCGCGGTTGAAAAACCGCCCCGCGAACGGCATTCTATAAGTACCAGTTTCCAACGGAACATCACGTGCTAGAGCTCGACCCAGCTCCCTATCGGGTGCCTACTCTCGACCTCGACGCACGGCTGCGGCTGGCGGATGGCACGACGATGGCGGGCACGCTGTTTCTTGCTCCCGGCTCGTCTCTGCATCCCGGGCCCGAGAGCCTGGACGAGTACCT from Vicinamibacteria bacterium includes these protein-coding regions:
- a CDS encoding EVE domain-containing protein, which codes for NADPKAIVGLARVVKEAYPDFTQFDRNSRYYDRRATEERPYWFMVDIEFVKKLQEPLSLETLRGIEEIGGMALLKKGQRLSVQPVTPEEWMTICKRAGVSPMV